From one Bradyrhizobium sp. Ash2021 genomic stretch:
- a CDS encoding N-6 DNA methylase, which produces MTQLFTESYMVRFLLHNTLGAWWAGKVLALDPSLAHDAANEDALRAACALPGIAWEYLRFVRDDEGTGPWRPAAGTFPGWPRRAVEITYCDPCCGSGHFLVEAFTILAALRQREESLSASGAAVAVLRDNLHGLELDGRCVQIAAFNVALAAWKLAGAPIPLPSPHIAWVGAPPPMSRTEMAALADGDSTLRGALETLYDQFAQGPLLGSLLQVGARDLLDADLRERGDAASAKLRGAEPERLEGAIAARGLLDAASLIGRRYFLLATNVPFLGRGKQSQGLADFIDKYMPEGKADLATAMLQRMRRMAMPDGAVASVTPQNWFYLGGYERLRRDIILNASFAVVVDLGPAAFQDMNWWAARTALVVIHNVKPDGGDSCLAIDADTGRDLERKPSILRDGNIRKFRQAAQLRNPDARIVLAERSDLALLKTYADSRWGLRTSDSPRFIIQFWETPAKQPGWDFLQSSPTEESEFTGKQQAVFWQSGAGAIYDLSEVGAASIQGMDAWKRRGIAISLMRTLPCGLYDGEIFDNNSAVIWPLDEKNYEAIWSFVSSDQFRTEVRKIHQRVNLTNQTLLKVPFDLAYWKTVADERYPEGLPEPYSDDPTQWLFHGHPAFAARGTELHVALARLAGYRWPAEDDTTMHVSDLAKERIALATALPGTDADGLLPLHPHSSDHPLADRLRHLLTAAFGAALSPVREQALVRAADTKLDKKEAQDATLETWLRDRAFRQHCVLFQHRPFLWQIWDGMKDGFSAFLHYHRLDSAALGTLTYTLLGDWIRTAKAEGQTALQERAEQLQQKLARIIEGENPYDIFVRWKPLARQPVGWDPDLNDGVRLNIRPFMTAGILREQPKGIHWRKDRGSDLASAPWYKLGLDYGGKPSDRINDHHTTLAEKRAARGPP; this is translated from the coding sequence GTGACGCAGTTGTTCACCGAGTCCTACATGGTGAGGTTTCTGCTTCACAACACGCTGGGGGCATGGTGGGCCGGGAAAGTGCTGGCGCTCGATCCGAGCCTCGCCCACGACGCAGCGAATGAGGATGCGCTTCGCGCGGCTTGCGCCCTGCCGGGGATTGCTTGGGAGTACTTAAGGTTTGTCCGCGATGACGAGGGTACCGGGCCTTGGCGGCCTGCTGCAGGGACTTTCCCCGGATGGCCAAGACGTGCTGTCGAGATCACTTATTGCGATCCGTGCTGCGGCTCCGGTCATTTCCTCGTGGAAGCCTTCACCATCCTCGCCGCGCTTCGGCAGCGGGAGGAATCGCTTTCCGCTAGCGGTGCCGCCGTCGCCGTGCTGAGGGACAATTTGCACGGGTTGGAGTTGGATGGGCGCTGCGTGCAGATCGCAGCGTTCAATGTGGCGCTGGCGGCATGGAAGCTGGCGGGTGCGCCAATTCCGTTGCCGTCGCCGCATATCGCCTGGGTTGGCGCGCCGCCACCTATGTCGCGCACTGAGATGGCCGCCCTTGCCGACGGCGATTCGACTCTGCGGGGTGCTTTGGAAACGCTCTATGACCAGTTCGCACAGGGTCCCTTGCTCGGTAGCCTGTTGCAAGTTGGCGCTCGCGATTTGTTGGATGCCGATCTCCGCGAGCGTGGTGACGCGGCGTCGGCGAAATTGCGCGGTGCAGAGCCGGAGCGTTTGGAAGGTGCAATTGCGGCTCGGGGACTCCTTGATGCAGCTTCGCTAATTGGACGACGTTATTTTCTATTGGCAACCAATGTTCCGTTTCTGGGACGCGGCAAGCAGTCGCAAGGGTTAGCAGATTTCATTGATAAGTATATGCCAGAAGGCAAGGCCGATTTAGCGACCGCTATGCTCCAGCGAATGCGGCGCATGGCGATGCCTGATGGCGCAGTAGCTTCGGTAACACCCCAGAATTGGTTTTATCTGGGCGGTTACGAGAGACTGCGGCGGGACATTATTCTCAATGCGTCGTTTGCTGTCGTGGTAGATCTCGGTCCGGCAGCGTTCCAGGACATGAATTGGTGGGCAGCGCGGACAGCGCTTGTGGTTATCCACAATGTGAAGCCGGATGGAGGCGATAGTTGCTTGGCCATAGACGCAGATACCGGACGCGACCTCGAACGCAAACCGAGTATTCTTCGGGACGGAAATATACGGAAATTTCGACAAGCAGCCCAATTGCGAAACCCCGATGCGAGAATCGTTCTGGCGGAGCGCTCAGACTTAGCTCTTCTGAAGACCTACGCCGATAGTCGGTGGGGCCTTCGAACTTCCGATTCGCCTCGGTTTATAATTCAGTTTTGGGAGACTCCGGCAAAGCAACCTGGGTGGGATTTTTTGCAGTCATCTCCAACAGAGGAAAGTGAATTTACTGGAAAGCAACAAGCAGTATTTTGGCAATCGGGCGCCGGGGCTATTTATGATCTTTCCGAGGTGGGCGCGGCTAGTATTCAGGGAATGGATGCCTGGAAACGAAGGGGTATTGCGATCTCTCTGATGCGGACTCTCCCATGCGGTCTCTACGACGGGGAGATATTCGACAATAATTCCGCTGTCATATGGCCGCTAGATGAGAAGAATTACGAAGCAATCTGGTCATTTGTTAGTTCTGATCAATTTCGGACAGAAGTGCGAAAAATCCACCAACGGGTCAATCTAACCAATCAAACACTTCTCAAGGTGCCGTTCGATCTCGCTTACTGGAAAACGGTCGCCGACGAACGATATCCGGAGGGACTTCCTGAACCTTATTCCGACGATCCGACGCAATGGTTATTCCACGGTCATCCAGCTTTCGCTGCCAGAGGAACCGAACTCCATGTCGCGCTGGCGCGCCTTGCTGGATATCGCTGGCCAGCAGAGGACGACACAACGATGCATGTTTCCGATCTCGCGAAGGAGCGGATCGCGCTGGCTACCGCTCTGCCCGGCACTGATGCAGACGGGTTGCTGCCGCTTCATCCCCACAGCTCCGACCATCCCCTAGCCGATAGATTGCGCCATCTGCTGACAGCGGCCTTCGGTGCCGCTCTATCGCCCGTTCGCGAGCAGGCTCTCGTGCGCGCTGCCGACACCAAACTCGACAAGAAGGAAGCGCAGGACGCGACACTCGAAACTTGGCTGCGCGACCGCGCATTCCGACAGCACTGCGTCCTATTTCAGCACCGCCCGTTCCTCTGGCAGATCTGGGACGGGATGAAAGACGGTTTCTCGGCTTTTCTGCACTATCACCGCCTCGACAGCGCCGCACTCGGCACGCTGACCTACACCCTTCTCGGCGACTGGATTAGAACCGCGAAGGCTGAAGGCCAGACTGCACTCCAGGAACGCGCCGAACAGCTCCAGCAGAAGCTGGCCAGAATCATCGAGGGTGAGAACCCCTACGACATCTTCGTCCGCTGGAAACCGCTCGCCCGCCAACCGGTCGGCTGGGACCCGGATCTCAACGACGGCGTGCGCCTCAACATCCGCCCATTCATGACCGCCGGCATCCTCCGTGAGCAACCAAAGGGCATTCACTGGCGCAAGGACCGGGGCAGCGATCTGGCCTCCGCCCCCTGGTACAAACTCGGGCTCGACTATGGTGGCAAACCTAGCGATCGTATCAACGATCATCACACGACCCTGGCCGAAAAGCGGGCGGCACGAGGACCCCCATGA
- the brxC gene encoding BREX system P-loop protein BrxC codes for MLLNKDVLARDPADYRLADGGVAKVSFPPDNDQKAILREQLQTFVCEGAYAEALRRIIDTFNGVAGKRGDVPAVWISGFYGSGKSLLASMLGALWCDLHFDDGASAEGLVSDMPDDVKAALKELRTNAKRLGGLVVGGSTLGMGSPHPVKAVLEVILRAVGFPGGADLRPCLVALWLAEQGILDQVRAQLGSDFESALRAFLLEDRLAAAALSAKSSLAPDVDTLMDRLGSQYQNEPEPTVELLVEVALKALSEGRKEIPLTLIILDEVQQFIREDPNISLAIQTIAEQLTSKFKGRLLLVCTGQSALSDTAYLEKLLGRFSIPVPLTSAHIDAVIRKTVLLKKDTTKAKADLEAMLNARSGEIDKHLQGSSLARSESDRAQAKADWPILAPRRRVWERVLAELDKSGLSGNLRGQLRLTLEAVQRYADRPLGTAVATDFLFDTFRAEALSRNLISRDVHDRIDTLRSQSGEGLMKARILTVVYLLSRIAADVQVHGVRPTPEIIADLLIEDLSAGAAVRAKVPTLLAELQTEALVMEVSGEWRLQTKESAEWLVAYGNAEARETSDANAIARQRAAFLQLAIDEALAAAPQVQHGASKTNRRIERLTGNDKASGDGLTLRIWNGWDDSLPTIINEINGADVAKDATLHLLIPDHRSPELRAAIIAYKAANAVIQRQGVPTTDGGKDAKAAMESKRDSAEANAKLILKEAVDAARVLVAGGNEVGAGLKRADAVREAGLQMLDRLFPDFGPGDSAAWEKAVGDAKKRIPDALKAVGHAGDAQDHPVCKALLKAMSPAQKGSELRNRFGGPPYGWPRDAVDAALVALCNVGQVRAVGTDGKPTTPADLTATQLGICTFTPEHRVISMKERLTVRGLATALGITVPSGLENEYLITIRDKLEQIAADAGGDAPVPAAPEVPDISLLRGMIGNDLLAELASRTDGLKKLIPIWQARRAEKDRRMAAFRLAERLVALGATGQETTLSAIKTGRTLLDEPNPVVPLVSAAADDLRAKANAGFQAWQAAWQAGQVRLKADEAWVKLSPEKKHEFLASHGLLERAPPDLATPDEIVESLSACGVGQWRDITLALPARVEAALQDAAIEIEPKTQSVAIPRRTLRSEADLDAWLGEVRAAIAPSLAHGPVLPKA; via the coding sequence ATGCTCCTCAACAAAGATGTTCTAGCGCGTGATCCGGCCGATTACCGGCTGGCGGATGGCGGTGTGGCCAAGGTTTCGTTTCCGCCCGACAATGACCAAAAGGCGATTCTGCGCGAACAGCTCCAGACCTTCGTCTGCGAGGGGGCATACGCCGAAGCGCTGCGCCGCATCATCGACACCTTCAACGGTGTCGCGGGCAAACGGGGCGACGTGCCAGCGGTTTGGATCAGCGGCTTCTACGGCAGCGGCAAATCGCTGCTCGCAAGCATGCTTGGCGCTCTGTGGTGCGACTTGCATTTCGACGATGGCGCATCGGCCGAAGGCTTGGTTTCCGATATGCCCGATGACGTCAAGGCGGCGCTCAAGGAATTGCGCACCAATGCGAAACGGTTAGGCGGCCTCGTTGTCGGTGGCAGCACTCTCGGAATGGGGTCTCCGCATCCCGTCAAGGCCGTGCTCGAAGTGATACTTCGGGCTGTTGGCTTCCCCGGAGGCGCCGATCTGCGGCCGTGCCTCGTCGCACTGTGGCTTGCCGAGCAAGGCATCCTTGATCAGGTCCGCGCGCAGCTCGGTTCCGATTTCGAGTCTGCGTTGCGCGCGTTCCTCCTCGAAGATCGACTCGCCGCGGCAGCTCTCTCAGCCAAGTCCAGCCTGGCGCCCGACGTGGACACTCTGATGGATCGTCTGGGCAGCCAATATCAGAACGAGCCAGAGCCGACGGTCGAATTGCTGGTCGAAGTCGCGCTCAAGGCTTTGAGCGAAGGCCGCAAAGAGATCCCGCTGACATTGATCATCCTTGATGAAGTCCAGCAGTTCATCCGCGAAGACCCCAACATCTCCCTAGCCATCCAGACCATCGCCGAGCAGCTCACGTCGAAATTCAAAGGCCGTCTCCTGCTCGTCTGCACTGGCCAATCGGCCCTCAGCGACACCGCCTATCTCGAAAAGCTGCTGGGTCGCTTTTCCATCCCGGTGCCGCTGACCTCCGCGCATATCGACGCTGTAATCCGTAAGACCGTGCTTCTGAAAAAGGATACGACCAAGGCCAAGGCAGACCTCGAAGCGATGTTGAACGCCCGGTCCGGCGAAATCGACAAGCACCTGCAAGGCTCGAGCCTGGCCCGCAGTGAATCCGACCGCGCCCAGGCGAAGGCAGATTGGCCGATCCTCGCGCCGCGACGGCGCGTGTGGGAACGTGTGCTGGCGGAACTTGATAAATCTGGCCTGAGCGGAAATCTGCGCGGCCAGTTGCGGCTGACCTTGGAGGCCGTGCAGCGCTACGCCGATCGCCCCTTGGGCACCGCCGTCGCCACGGATTTTCTATTCGATACGTTCCGGGCTGAAGCGCTGTCGCGCAATCTCATTTCGCGCGACGTGCATGACCGCATCGACACGCTGCGCAGCCAGAGCGGCGAAGGGCTAATGAAGGCCCGCATCCTCACCGTCGTCTATCTGCTCTCGCGCATCGCCGCGGACGTACAGGTCCACGGCGTTCGTCCGACACCGGAAATCATCGCCGACTTACTGATTGAGGATCTGAGCGCGGGCGCAGCGGTCCGAGCCAAGGTGCCGACGCTGCTCGCCGAACTCCAGACCGAAGCCCTCGTCATGGAGGTCAGTGGCGAGTGGCGCCTGCAAACCAAGGAAAGCGCCGAGTGGCTAGTGGCCTATGGCAATGCCGAAGCACGCGAGACCAGCGACGCCAACGCCATTGCCCGGCAGCGCGCCGCATTTCTGCAACTCGCCATCGATGAGGCGCTGGCCGCCGCCCCGCAAGTCCAGCACGGCGCTTCCAAGACAAACCGCCGTATCGAGCGCCTGACCGGCAATGATAAAGCCAGCGGCGACGGGTTGACGCTGCGCATCTGGAACGGCTGGGATGACAGTCTGCCGACGATCATCAATGAGATCAACGGCGCCGACGTGGCCAAGGACGCCACGCTGCATCTGCTCATCCCAGATCACCGCTCACCGGAACTACGCGCCGCCATCATCGCCTATAAGGCGGCCAACGCCGTGATCCAGCGGCAAGGCGTGCCGACAACCGATGGCGGCAAGGACGCCAAGGCGGCGATGGAATCCAAGCGTGACAGCGCCGAAGCCAACGCCAAGCTGATCCTGAAGGAAGCCGTGGACGCCGCGCGAGTTCTCGTCGCTGGCGGCAACGAGGTTGGCGCCGGTCTCAAGCGCGCCGACGCGGTGCGCGAGGCCGGTCTGCAAATGCTCGATCGCCTGTTCCCCGATTTCGGCCCTGGTGACAGTGCGGCCTGGGAGAAGGCCGTCGGCGATGCCAAGAAGCGGATCCCCGATGCTTTGAAAGCCGTTGGCCATGCCGGCGATGCGCAGGACCATCCGGTTTGCAAGGCGCTGCTAAAGGCCATGTCGCCGGCGCAGAAGGGATCGGAGTTGCGCAACCGGTTCGGAGGCCCCCCCTATGGCTGGCCGCGTGACGCAGTGGATGCTGCCCTGGTCGCGCTGTGCAATGTCGGCCAGGTTCGCGCGGTGGGTACGGACGGCAAACCCACCACCCCGGCCGACTTGACGGCGACGCAACTCGGCATCTGTACCTTCACGCCCGAACACCGCGTGATTTCGATGAAAGAGCGGCTGACCGTACGCGGCCTCGCCACTGCGCTCGGCATCACCGTGCCATCGGGACTGGAGAACGAGTATCTGATCACGATCCGCGACAAGCTCGAACAGATCGCGGCGGACGCGGGTGGCGACGCTCCGGTCCCTGCCGCCCCCGAGGTGCCCGATATCAGCCTGCTCCGCGGCATGATCGGCAACGACCTGCTGGCCGAACTCGCGTCCCGTACCGACGGCCTCAAGAAGCTGATTCCGATCTGGCAGGCGCGGAGGGCCGAGAAGGATCGGCGGATGGCCGCCTTCCGGCTGGCGGAGCGTTTGGTGGCACTGGGCGCCACTGGCCAAGAAACGACGCTCTCGGCCATCAAGACCGGGCGGACGCTGCTGGATGAGCCGAACCCAGTCGTGCCGCTGGTGTCGGCCGCGGCCGATGATCTGCGCGCCAAGGCCAACGCGGGCTTCCAAGCCTGGCAAGCGGCCTGGCAGGCGGGCCAGGTCCGGCTGAAAGCCGATGAGGCCTGGGTCAAGCTCAGTCCGGAGAAGAAACACGAATTCCTCGCCAGCCACGGCTTGCTGGAGAGGGCGCCGCCCGATCTTGCGACGCCGGATGAGATTGTCGAAAGCCTCTCCGCCTGCGGCGTTGGCCAATGGCGGGATATTACCCTGGCTTTGCCAGCCCGCGTCGAGGCCGCCTTGCAGGATGCCGCGATCGAAATCGAGCCGAAGACGCAATCCGTTGCCATCCCGCGGCGCACCCTGCGCAGCGAGGCGGATTTGGATGCATGGCTTGGCGAGGTGCGCGCCGCCATCGCACCGAGCCTCGCGCATGGTCCCGTTTTGCCGAAGGCCTGA
- a CDS encoding GYD domain-containing protein, translating into MPTYISLINFTQKGAEAIKDGPNRLDAAKQRFRAAGAELKAFYLVTGQYDAVSIIEAPNDEVVAKLAMGTAALGFVRTQTCRAFTEDDYKKMAASL; encoded by the coding sequence ATGCCCACCTATATCTCCTTAATCAACTTCACTCAGAAGGGCGCCGAAGCGATCAAGGACGGGCCCAATCGCCTCGATGCGGCAAAGCAACGCTTCCGCGCTGCTGGTGCCGAATTGAAAGCCTTTTACCTCGTAACGGGCCAATATGATGCTGTGTCAATTATCGAAGCACCGAATGACGAAGTGGTCGCAAAACTCGCCATGGGGACGGCAGCCCTTGGATTTGTACGGACGCAGACTTGTCGGGCATTCACCGAGGACGACTATAAGAAGATGGCTGCATCTTTGTAA
- a CDS encoding cupin domain-containing protein, with the protein MSNTEAKAAAPQGYVLGATEGEHLVHWRDGGNIVIKVGSANRSDNLALGTQQVPVGAGIPIHRHIRMDEAFYVLEGSGIFTLNDVRHSFKKGGTIFIPKNAWHGFANPDRELLLLWIMAPPGLDGFFRDTCNPLGAPPKQLTREQINEIAGRYATEFGQ; encoded by the coding sequence ATGAGCAACACGGAAGCCAAGGCCGCGGCGCCACAGGGATATGTGCTCGGCGCCACTGAAGGCGAACATCTCGTTCATTGGCGCGACGGCGGCAATATCGTCATCAAAGTCGGCTCGGCCAATCGTTCAGACAATCTCGCCTTGGGGACCCAGCAGGTGCCGGTCGGTGCAGGCATTCCGATCCACCGACATATTCGGATGGACGAAGCCTTTTACGTTCTGGAAGGCAGCGGAATTTTCACACTGAACGATGTACGACACTCGTTTAAGAAGGGCGGAACGATATTCATTCCTAAGAACGCTTGGCACGGGTTCGCAAATCCTGATCGCGAATTGCTCCTGCTCTGGATCATGGCGCCACCCGGCCTGGACGGCTTCTTCCGCGATACTTGCAATCCCCTCGGCGCACCGCCAAAGCAACTGACTCGGGAGCAAATTAACGAGATTGCCGGCAGATATGCGACGGAATTCGGACAGTAG
- a CDS encoding DUF4118 domain-containing protein, whose protein sequence is MRGQDKRLLNEAGYLLLGLIAVAVLTALCLWLDVPLVSAAFSYLIVIVLLSLVSSLPSLVILSVIAVGCLDYFFTVPFFSFTVDYRQDIIALATRPASRSSRRLDCTRLR, encoded by the coding sequence ATGCGCGGTCAAGACAAAAGACTCTTGAATGAGGCAGGGTACCTCTTGCTTGGCCTGATCGCGGTAGCAGTGCTGACCGCGCTGTGCCTTTGGTTGGACGTTCCTCTCGTCTCAGCCGCGTTCAGCTATTTGATTGTAATCGTTCTGTTGTCGCTTGTGAGTAGCTTGCCTTCCTTGGTTATCCTTTCCGTCATCGCCGTTGGCTGCCTCGACTATTTTTTTACCGTTCCGTTTTTCAGTTTTACTGTGGATTATCGCCAAGACATCATCGCGCTGGCCACACGGCCAGCCTCGCGCTCCAGCCGCCGGCTCGATTGCACCCGGTTGAGATAG
- a CDS encoding ABC transporter substrate-binding protein codes for MQRREFITLFGGTTITQVVLPQLARAQTSTRRPLLAVLGAVTREEFPASFMEGLRELGYVEGDNINVAYRFADGPHDRLPVLAEELIQLSPKVIVAAVTPAAVAVRRLTQTIPIVCPLLANPIELGLIASMSRPGGNVTGLMSRIDDLVGKQLELAAQLVPALVRVGLILNAVGDFTMDRQRLEIGAKRLGIKLVSAEVREPNDLDTAFQLLSNEHVQAVVVLAGAMLFQERKRVAALAATAWLPAVYGFRDHVDAGGLISYGVNYAENFRAAANYVVKILKGAKPADLPVEFPSKLELVINLKTAKALGLEIPPTLLARADAVIE; via the coding sequence ATGCAGAGGCGCGAGTTCATCACGCTCTTTGGCGGCACGACCATAACTCAAGTGGTTTTGCCGCAATTGGCGCGCGCCCAGACGTCGACGAGGCGCCCACTCCTTGCCGTTCTAGGCGCAGTAACGCGAGAAGAATTCCCCGCTTCCTTTATGGAAGGCCTGCGAGAGCTCGGCTATGTCGAAGGTGACAATATCAATGTTGCCTATCGGTTTGCCGATGGCCCTCATGACCGGCTTCCGGTGCTCGCAGAGGAACTGATCCAACTTTCGCCTAAAGTAATCGTGGCTGCGGTCACTCCTGCTGCTGTCGCAGTGAGAAGATTGACCCAAACGATCCCGATTGTGTGCCCATTGCTCGCGAACCCCATTGAACTCGGCTTGATTGCGAGCATGTCCCGACCAGGTGGTAACGTCACTGGCTTAATGTCCCGCATCGATGATCTTGTGGGAAAGCAGCTAGAACTTGCCGCGCAGTTGGTCCCGGCCTTGGTGAGGGTTGGGCTGATCCTAAACGCTGTTGGCGACTTCACCATGGATCGACAAAGACTCGAGATTGGAGCCAAACGGCTGGGCATCAAGTTGGTTTCCGCCGAGGTGCGAGAACCGAATGATCTCGACACGGCATTTCAGCTATTGTCGAACGAGCATGTGCAGGCGGTCGTCGTACTTGCAGGCGCCATGCTCTTCCAAGAGAGGAAACGGGTCGCCGCGCTCGCAGCAACCGCGTGGCTGCCGGCTGTTTACGGCTTCCGTGACCATGTCGATGCTGGGGGTCTAATTAGTTACGGCGTCAACTACGCTGAGAACTTTCGTGCTGCGGCTAATTATGTCGTCAAGATCCTAAAAGGTGCCAAGCCGGCCGACCTTCCGGTCGAGTTTCCCAGCAAACTTGAGTTGGTCATCAACCTCAAGACCGCCAAAGCGCTTGGACTCGAAATCCCACCCACACTTCTAGCCCGTGCCGACGCGGTGATCGAATAA
- a CDS encoding enoyl-CoA hydratase/isomerase family protein: MLSIPREQRSPVLAAALPRAESEAFLLSRDDAVATLTAADLRTAIRNGRALLARMPLRSQRTPAQKAAGEAIVHLTADATWRFFRRHAVPMYRELTREGARSIRVDALLWEAAARWPDILPAQAELVAESDRMQADKDGLEIHQGLYVSQVMANPQTGHHLIRSMLRPRTESLELLPQFVERGYADLGTARIEIRGRAGHVTIHNERYLNSEDDTVVGPLEIATDLALLHPEVKIGVLRGSVVDHPKYQGQRVFCSGINLTRIYQGKQSYLSFLFRNMGLHSKLYRGVLVEDESDCLDAPIEEPERTLEKLWIAVVDKFAIGGGCQLLLVADYVIAETGSYFSLPARKEGFLPGTSNMRLPRLLGERLAREALLFDRTFRADTPEGRLIANEVVPSDEMDLAVSRRVESAIGSGMVSPGANRKAIRQQTEPLEAFRRYLTTYAFEQTFCHLSDQLIVNLEKHWNAKHRKL, encoded by the coding sequence ATGCTTTCAATCCCCCGCGAACAGCGTTCTCCCGTGCTCGCCGCCGCGCTGCCGCGCGCCGAGTCCGAGGCTTTCCTGCTCTCTCGCGACGACGCTGTCGCGACGCTCACCGCCGCCGACTTACGCACGGCGATCCGCAACGGCCGCGCGCTGCTGGCGCGAATGCCGCTGCGCTCGCAGCGGACACCGGCGCAGAAAGCGGCCGGTGAGGCGATTGTTCATCTGACGGCCGATGCCACGTGGCGATTTTTCCGCCGCCATGCCGTGCCGATGTACCGCGAGCTCACGCGCGAAGGCGCGCGGTCCATTCGCGTCGATGCGCTTCTTTGGGAGGCCGCAGCGCGCTGGCCTGACATTCTGCCTGCTCAGGCCGAACTCGTCGCCGAGAGCGATCGCATGCAGGCCGATAAGGACGGTCTTGAGATTCACCAGGGCCTGTACGTTAGCCAGGTCATGGCCAATCCACAGACAGGGCATCACTTGATACGCTCGATGTTGCGGCCCCGAACTGAATCACTTGAGTTGCTACCGCAGTTCGTTGAGAGAGGTTACGCCGATCTGGGTACTGCGCGCATCGAGATAAGAGGCCGCGCAGGCCATGTAACCATTCATAACGAACGATATCTCAACTCCGAAGACGACACGGTGGTCGGTCCGCTGGAGATCGCTACGGATCTGGCGTTGCTGCATCCGGAAGTTAAGATCGGTGTCCTGCGTGGGAGCGTGGTAGATCATCCCAAGTACCAAGGTCAGCGCGTGTTTTGCTCGGGGATCAATCTGACGCGCATCTACCAGGGAAAACAGAGTTATCTGTCGTTCTTGTTTCGCAATATGGGACTGCACAGCAAGCTGTACCGAGGTGTGTTGGTCGAGGATGAGTCCGACTGCCTGGATGCGCCGATCGAGGAACCAGAGCGTACGCTGGAGAAGCTATGGATCGCTGTCGTCGATAAATTCGCCATCGGCGGAGGTTGCCAACTTTTGCTTGTTGCCGATTACGTGATCGCCGAAACCGGCTCTTACTTCAGCCTGCCCGCGCGCAAAGAGGGCTTCCTGCCTGGCACCTCAAACATGCGGTTGCCGCGACTTCTCGGCGAACGATTGGCGCGCGAGGCGCTTCTATTCGATCGTACGTTTCGCGCCGACACGCCGGAGGGCCGTCTAATTGCCAATGAAGTGGTGCCTTCCGACGAAATGGATCTTGCGGTCTCGCGCCGCGTGGAAAGTGCGATCGGATCGGGAATGGTCAGTCCTGGAGCCAACCGCAAGGCAATCCGCCAACAAACCGAGCCTCTGGAAGCTTTTCGCAGATACCTGACGACTTACGCATTCGAGCAGACGTTCTGTCATCTTAGCGACCAGCTTATCGTAAATCTTGAGAAGCACTGGAACGCCAAACATCGCAAACTGTAG